A region from the Microcella frigidaquae genome encodes:
- a CDS encoding toprim domain-containing protein, which produces MSSSDYSARHLSVLEGLEAVRKRPGMYIGSTDSRGLMHCLWEIIDNAVDEALGGFGEQIDLVLHRDGSVEVRDRARGIPVDVEPKTGLTGVEVVFTKLHAGGKFGGGSYAASGGLHGVGASVVNALSERLDVEVDRDGATWAMSFHRGEPGVFDDGPEGPRPDSPFAPFISGSELRKVAKVAKGVTGTRVRYWADPQIFTKGASFLTDELLGRLRQTAFLVPGITLSVRDERGAEPVAEAFRFDGGISEFADFLAPDAPLTDTWRITGTGTFTETVPVLQENGHMVPTEVERECAVDLALRWGTGYDTTFRSFVNIIATPKGGSHQLGFEQGLLKFLRAEVEKNARRLKAGTHKLEKDDVLAGLTAVLTVRLPEPQFEGQTKEVLGTPAVRSIVAAVVAKGLGERFGSSKRDDKAQTALLLDKVVAEMKSRISARAHKETQRRKNALESSALPAKLVDCRSNDVESSELFIVEGDSALGTAKLARDSEFQALLPIRGKILNVQKASVSDMLSNAECASIIQVIGAGSGRTFDLEQARYGKVIIMSDADVDGAHIRTLLLTLFFRYMRPMIDAGRVFAAVPPLHRVVVMNPGSKPNETIYTYSEAELQAVLVALKKAGKRYQDPIQRYKGLGEMDADQLADTTMSRAHRTLRRVRVTDAEAASRVFELLMGNDVAPRKDFIVAGQGLDRDRIDV; this is translated from the coding sequence GTGTCCAGCTCCGACTACTCCGCACGCCACCTGTCCGTTCTCGAGGGCCTCGAGGCGGTGCGCAAGCGGCCGGGCATGTACATCGGTTCGACCGACTCGCGCGGACTCATGCACTGCCTCTGGGAAATTATCGACAATGCGGTCGATGAGGCGCTGGGCGGATTCGGCGAGCAGATCGACCTCGTGCTGCATCGGGACGGCAGCGTGGAGGTCCGCGACCGCGCGCGCGGCATCCCGGTCGATGTGGAACCGAAGACGGGCCTGACGGGCGTCGAGGTCGTCTTCACCAAGCTGCACGCCGGCGGCAAGTTCGGCGGCGGCTCCTACGCCGCCTCGGGGGGCCTGCACGGTGTCGGCGCGTCCGTGGTGAACGCCCTGAGCGAGCGGCTCGATGTCGAGGTGGATCGCGACGGCGCGACCTGGGCGATGTCGTTCCACCGCGGCGAGCCCGGCGTGTTCGACGACGGCCCCGAGGGCCCGCGCCCCGACAGCCCGTTCGCGCCGTTCATCTCGGGCAGCGAACTGCGGAAGGTCGCGAAGGTCGCGAAGGGCGTGACCGGCACCCGCGTGCGCTACTGGGCTGACCCGCAGATCTTCACGAAGGGGGCGAGCTTCCTCACTGACGAGCTCCTCGGCCGGCTGCGGCAGACCGCCTTCCTGGTTCCCGGCATCACGCTGTCGGTGCGCGATGAGCGCGGGGCGGAGCCGGTCGCAGAGGCGTTCCGGTTCGACGGCGGCATCAGCGAGTTCGCCGATTTCCTGGCGCCGGATGCTCCGCTCACGGACACCTGGCGCATCACCGGCACCGGCACCTTCACCGAGACGGTGCCCGTGCTGCAGGAGAACGGCCACATGGTGCCCACGGAGGTGGAGCGCGAGTGCGCTGTCGACCTCGCGTTGCGCTGGGGCACCGGCTACGACACCACCTTCCGCTCGTTCGTCAACATCATCGCGACGCCGAAGGGCGGCAGCCACCAGCTCGGGTTCGAGCAGGGGCTGCTGAAGTTCCTCCGCGCCGAGGTCGAGAAGAACGCTCGTCGGCTCAAGGCCGGCACGCACAAGCTCGAGAAGGACGACGTGCTCGCCGGCCTCACCGCCGTTCTGACGGTTCGCCTTCCCGAGCCGCAGTTCGAGGGTCAGACCAAGGAGGTGCTCGGCACGCCGGCGGTGCGGTCGATCGTGGCCGCGGTCGTCGCCAAGGGACTGGGCGAGCGGTTCGGCTCGAGCAAGCGCGATGACAAGGCGCAGACCGCGCTGCTGCTCGACAAGGTCGTCGCCGAGATGAAGAGCCGCATCTCGGCGCGCGCCCACAAGGAGACCCAGCGGCGGAAGAACGCGCTGGAGAGTTCCGCGCTTCCCGCGAAGCTCGTCGACTGCCGCTCGAACGACGTCGAGAGCAGCGAGCTGTTCATCGTCGAGGGCGACAGCGCGCTCGGCACCGCGAAGCTCGCGCGCGACAGCGAGTTCCAGGCGCTGCTGCCGATACGCGGCAAGATCCTCAATGTGCAGAAGGCCTCGGTGAGCGACATGCTCAGCAACGCCGAGTGCGCCTCGATCATCCAGGTCATCGGTGCGGGCTCCGGCCGAACCTTTGATCTTGAGCAGGCCCGCTACGGCAAGGTCATCATCATGAGCGACGCCGATGTCGACGGCGCGCACATCCGCACCCTCTTGCTGACCTTGTTCTTCCGCTACATGCGCCCGATGATCGACGCCGGCCGGGTGTTCGCCGCGGTTCCGCCGCTGCACCGCGTCGTCGTCATGAACCCCGGCTCCAAACCGAACGAGACGATCTACACCTACAGCGAGGCCGAGCTGCAGGCCGTGCTCGTCGCGCTGAAGAAGGCGGGCAAGCGCTACCAGGACCCGATCCAGCGCTACAAGGGCCTCGGCGAGATGGATGCCGACCAGCTCGCCGACACGACCATGAGCCGCGCCCACCGCACCCTCCGCCGGGTGCGGGTGACCGACGCCGAGGCCGCCTCGCGGGTGTTCGAGTTGCTCATGGGCAACGACGTTGCGCCGCGCAAGGATTTCATCGTCGCCGGCCAGGGCCTCGACCGAGACCGCATCGACGTCTGA